Within Quadrisphaera setariae, the genomic segment CCGCGGCGGGCTACCCGGTGAACCTCGACTTCGGCGGCCACGGCGTCGGCTCGACCATGCACCAGGACCCGCACGTCGCCAACCACGGTGAGCCCGGGCGGGGCTACAAGCTCCGGCCGGGGCTGCTGCTGGCGCTGGAGCCGTGGGCCATGGTCGACACCGCCGAGCTGGTCACCGACGACGACGGCTGGACGCTGCGCAGCGCCACCGGCTGCCGCACAGCGCACAGCGAGCACACCGTCCTCATCACGCCCGGTGGCGCAGAGGTGCTCACGACGCCCCCCGCCTGAGCCGCCCGCTCACGCGGGGCGCAGCCGGACGGCGAGCAGCGCGACGTCGTCCTCGGGGTGGGCCGGCAGCAGCCGGCGCACCACGGCGTCGCACAGCTGCTGGAGCGGGAGGTCGCGGAAGGCCTCCAGCGCAGCGCGCAGCTGCTCCAGCCCGGCGTCCAGAGCGGTGCCGCGGCGCTCCACGAGGCCGTCGGTGCACAGGAGCACCGTCGACCCCGGAGCCAGCTCGGCCACGTGCTCGTTGCGCACCGACCCGCCGGTGAGCTGCTCCATGCCCAGCAGCAGCCCTGACCGGCCGGGCAGCACCCGCGCCGGCCCCCCGGGCTCCACCGCCAGGGGCGGCAGGTGCCCGGCGCTGCACCAGCGCAGGACGGCTCCGCCGGTGGTCAGGTGCTGTGCCTCGCGCTCGAGCCGGGCCACGACCGCCGTCGCCGTGGTCTCCACGCCCAGGCTGGCCATGGCGGTGTCGACGCGGGCCAGCAGCTCCGCGGGCGGGGTGTCGTCGGCCACGCCGAGGCCCCGCAGGATGCCGCGGACCTGCCCCATGTCGGCGGCCGCGCGGCTGTCGTGACCCACGACGTCGCCGACGACGAGCACGGGGCCGGCGGGCTGGGCGAAGGCGTCGTACCAGTCGCCACCCACGTGCGCGCTGTGCGCGGCCGGCACGTACCGCACCGCCACCTCGCAGCCCGGCAGCAGCGGGGGAGCGGTGAGCAGGGAGCGCTGCAGCGCCTCTCCGAGGCGCTGCTGCTCGTCGCGCAGCCGGGCCGACTCCACGGCCAGCCCGCCGCGGCGGGCGAGGTCGGTGATGAGCGCGACGTCCTCGGCGTCCGGGGCTGGACGGCCCTGGTCGGTGTAGCACGAGAGCAGCCCGACGAGCCCGTACCGGCCGCGCAGCGGCACGACGACCAGCGACGAGGGGTCGAGCTGGGCGATGGCGGCGCGCGCGCCGGGGTCGGTGACCGCGGCGGCCATGACGTCGGCGGCTCCCCGGGTGAGCACCACCGGGCGGCCCTGCAGCAGCGGCTGGAACACCTCGCGCGCGGCGGCCTGCGCGCCGTCAGGGGTGCTGGCCCGGGGCTGGTCGACGACCGCAGACGTCTCCAGGGCCAGCCGGGCCACCAGCGGGAGCCGGCGGGAGTCGCGGTGCCACCAGCCGGCGGTGCGGACCGCGCCCCGCAGCAGCTGGTCGTCTCCCTCGACCTCGCTGACGACGCACCAGTCGGCCAGCGCCGGCACGACGAGGTGCGCGAGGCGCTCACTGGCCTCCCGCACGCCCACGGCGCCCCCGAGCTCCGCGCCGGACCGGGTCAGCAGGCCGTTGCGGCGCGAGCTGCGCTCGGCGGCCTCGCGGTCGAGGTGGCGCGCGGTGACGTCGGTGGTGCTCGTGGCCAGCCCGTCGCCG encodes:
- a CDS encoding SpoIIE family protein phosphatase; this encodes MVGDRVEDVAAAPGLLSPERAEALLEALPNGFALLDADWRFTWVNAASARLAGSTREAMVGSVVWDVLPGSRGSAVEGAWRTAMAQQRETVVEVHASVDPPLWLEVRAWPDGDGLATSTTDVTARHLDREAAERSSRRNGLLTRSGAELGGAVGVREASERLAHLVVPALADWCVVSEVEGDDQLLRGAVRTAGWWHRDSRRLPLVARLALETSAVVDQPRASTPDGAQAAAREVFQPLLQGRPVVLTRGAADVMAAAVTDPGARAAIAQLDPSSLVVVPLRGRYGLVGLLSCYTDQGRPAPDAEDVALITDLARRGGLAVESARLRDEQQRLGEALQRSLLTAPPLLPGCEVAVRYVPAAHSAHVGGDWYDAFAQPAGPVLVVGDVVGHDSRAAADMGQVRGILRGLGVADDTPPAELLARVDTAMASLGVETTATAVVARLEREAQHLTTGGAVLRWCSAGHLPPLAVEPGGPARVLPGRSGLLLGMEQLTGGSVRNEHVAELAPGSTVLLCTDGLVERRGTALDAGLEQLRAALEAFRDLPLQQLCDAVVRRLLPAHPEDDVALLAVRLRPA